A single window of Arcobacter venerupis DNA harbors:
- a CDS encoding triose-phosphate isomerase — protein MAIIASNFKTNHTRKSTALFINEVNDYLKSNEIKNEVYVFPTATSLDYFETVPTFFIGVQNAYATVSGSFTGEIGTSQLDEFEIKTILIGHSERRHILGETQNKIAKKYEFYKELGYKIIYCIGEPLEIKNQGLPKTLEYIYGQFDEIDTNYENLILAYEPVWAIGTGVTATNEDIENIHNAIKEKISKPLLYGGSVKVENVREICQIANVDGVLIGTASWKKEDFIQILENTKDL, from the coding sequence ATGGCAATTATCGCTAGTAATTTCAAAACAAATCATACGAGAAAATCAACAGCTTTATTTATAAATGAAGTGAATGATTATCTAAAATCAAATGAAATAAAAAATGAAGTTTATGTTTTTCCAACAGCAACTTCATTGGATTACTTTGAAACAGTTCCAACTTTTTTTATCGGAGTTCAGAATGCGTATGCAACAGTTTCTGGCTCATTTACAGGAGAAATAGGAACATCTCAACTTGATGAATTTGAAATTAAAACTATTTTAATTGGACATAGTGAAAGAAGACATATTTTGGGTGAAACTCAAAATAAGATTGCTAAAAAATATGAATTTTATAAAGAGTTAGGTTATAAAATAATCTATTGTATTGGTGAGCCATTAGAAATAAAAAATCAAGGTTTACCAAAAACTCTAGAGTATATTTACGGGCAGTTTGATGAAATTGATACAAATTATGAAAATCTAATTCTTGCTTATGAGCCTGTTTGGGCAATTGGTACAGGGGTAACTGCAACAAATGAAGATATTGAAAACATTCATAATGCAATAAAAGAAAAGATTTCAAAACCGCTTTTATATGGTGGAAGTGTAAAAGTAGAAAATGTTAGAGAAATTTGTCAAATAGCAAATGTTGATGGCGTTTTAATTGGAACGGCTTCTTGGAAAAAAGAAGATTTTATACAAATATTAGAAAATACAAAGGATTTATAA
- a CDS encoding phosphoglycerate kinase, translating into MKLQEIKNIDISGKRIFIRCDFNVPMDEYNNITDDRRIRSALSTIRYCIDNDCSVILASHFGRPKGGFEEKYSLQPIAKRLHTLLKQDIKMAPSIICDETMKMAKELKAGEILLLENMRFELGETKNDEALSAKLASMAEVYINDAFGVSHRAHSSVEGIAKYFDMQHKAAGFLMAKEIKFFHHIVHNPKRPFISIVGGSKVSGKLEALHNLVPKVDKIIIGGGMAFTFLKALGHEIGHSLVEEDLIPEALKIMDQAKTLGVKLYLPVDVVAAESFSAEAIAKIVTIQEIPKDWMGLDIGPASAMLFSEALEDANTILWNGPMGVYEMDKFAKGSTKISHAVANSFATTVVGGGDTADLVRITGDEDEMTFISTGGGASLELIEGKILPGVKALVIEEDN; encoded by the coding sequence ATGAAATTACAAGAGATTAAAAACATTGATATATCTGGTAAAAGAATTTTTATTAGATGTGATTTTAATGTTCCAATGGATGAGTACAATAATATTACTGATGATAGAAGAATTAGAAGTGCATTAAGTACTATAAGATACTGTATTGACAATGATTGTTCAGTTATATTAGCTTCACACTTTGGGAGACCAAAAGGTGGATTTGAAGAGAAATATTCTTTACAGCCAATTGCAAAAAGATTACATACTCTTTTAAAACAAGACATAAAAATGGCTCCAAGTATTATTTGTGATGAAACTATGAAAATGGCAAAAGAGCTTAAAGCTGGTGAAATTTTATTATTAGAAAATATGAGATTTGAACTAGGTGAAACAAAAAATGATGAAGCATTAAGTGCAAAACTAGCTTCGATGGCAGAAGTGTATATTAATGATGCTTTTGGTGTTTCTCATAGAGCTCACTCATCTGTTGAAGGAATTGCAAAATATTTTGATATGCAGCATAAAGCAGCTGGTTTTTTAATGGCAAAAGAGATTAAATTTTTCCATCATATTGTACACAATCCAAAAAGACCATTTATATCAATTGTTGGTGGATCAAAAGTTTCAGGAAAACTTGAAGCTTTACATAATTTAGTTCCAAAAGTTGACAAAATTATTATTGGTGGAGGAATGGCATTTACATTTCTTAAAGCATTAGGGCATGAAATTGGACACTCTTTAGTTGAAGAAGATTTAATTCCTGAAGCTCTTAAAATAATGGATCAAGCAAAAACTTTAGGTGTAAAATTATATTTACCAGTTGATGTTGTTGCAGCTGAAAGTTTTAGTGCAGAAGCAATTGCAAAAATTGTGACAATCCAAGAAATTCCAAAAGATTGGATGGGACTTGATATTGGACCTGCATCTGCTATGTTATTTTCAGAAGCTTTAGAAGATGCGAATACTATTTTATGGAATGGTCCAATGGGTGTTTATGAAATGGATAAATTTGCAAAAGGAAGTACAAAAATTTCCCATGCAGTTGCTAACTCTTTTGCAACAACTGTTGTTGGAGGAGGAGATACAGCTGACCTTGTAAGAATTACAGGTGATGAAGACGAAATGACATTTATTAGTACGGGTGGTGGAGCTTCTCTTGAACTAATCGAAGGAAAAATACTTCCAGGTGTTAAAGCATTAGTAATTGAGGAAGATAATTAA
- the gap gene encoding type I glyceraldehyde-3-phosphate dehydrogenase: protein MAIKVAINGFGRIGRCVARIIATRDDVELVAINDTASLEMLEYITKYDTVHGTFQGDVKVENGYLKMGKVNAKLYSTRDAAELTFTKDCGAEVILECTGAYLTLEKCQIHIDNGAKKVVMSAPAKDNTPTFVLGVNESTYAGQPIVSNASCTTNCLGPIAKIIDDAFGIEKGLMTTIHSYTNDQNILDVKHKSDKRRARAGAQNMIPTSTGAAKAMKLIMPQLDGKLHGQSVRVPTPNVSMVDVNFIIRKDTTKEEINALFESKAKELAGIVAVDNEMMVSSDLVGNTNSTIVASDLTQVIGGNMIKVMSWYDNEWGYSSRLIDMAVFVANK, encoded by the coding sequence ATGGCTATTAAAGTTGCAATAAATGGTTTTGGAAGAATTGGAAGATGTGTTGCAAGAATTATCGCAACAAGAGATGATGTTGAATTAGTTGCAATAAACGATACAGCATCTTTAGAAATGTTAGAATATATTACAAAGTATGATACTGTTCATGGAACTTTTCAAGGTGATGTAAAAGTTGAAAATGGTTATCTAAAAATGGGGAAAGTTAATGCAAAACTTTACTCAACAAGAGATGCAGCTGAGTTAACTTTTACAAAAGATTGTGGAGCTGAAGTTATCCTTGAATGTACAGGCGCTTACTTAACACTAGAAAAATGTCAAATTCATATTGACAATGGAGCAAAAAAAGTTGTTATGAGCGCACCTGCTAAAGATAATACTCCAACTTTCGTATTAGGAGTAAATGAGTCAACTTATGCTGGACAGCCAATAGTTTCAAATGCATCTTGTACAACAAATTGTTTAGGACCAATAGCAAAAATTATTGATGATGCTTTTGGAATTGAAAAAGGTTTAATGACAACTATTCACTCATACACTAATGATCAAAATATTTTAGATGTAAAACATAAATCAGATAAAAGAAGAGCAAGAGCTGGGGCTCAAAATATGATTCCCACATCTACAGGTGCAGCAAAAGCTATGAAATTAATTATGCCACAGCTTGATGGAAAATTACATGGACAAAGCGTTAGAGTTCCAACACCAAATGTTTCTATGGTAGATGTAAACTTTATAATTAGAAAAGACACAACAAAAGAAGAAATTAATGCTTTATTTGAATCAAAAGCAAAAGAGTTAGCTGGAATTGTTGCAGTTGATAATGAGATGATGGTTTCAAGTGATTTAGTTGGAAATACAAATTCAACAATTGTGGCATCAGATTTAACACAAGTTATCGGTGGAAATATGATAAAAGTTATGAGTTGGTATGATAATGAGTGGGGCTATTCGTCAAGATTGATTGATATGGCTGTTTTTGTGGCAAATAAATAA
- the nadD gene encoding nicotinate (nicotinamide) nucleotide adenylyltransferase — protein MRIAIFGGSFDPIHVAHVIVVEEALKTLNIDMMIVVPTYLNPFKSSFYLDPETRFKLLKKVFKNFDKVQICDYEINQQKTSYSIDTVNYLKNLYNPSKIYFIIGEDNLKSLDKWQEIDKLKELVEFVVASRKGFESKKAKEFKNLDVNINISSTSLRDKIDLNYIPKEIKDDILNLQEKGKSF, from the coding sequence GTGCGAATTGCAATATTTGGTGGAAGTTTTGACCCTATACATGTTGCACATGTCATAGTCGTAGAAGAAGCATTAAAAACACTTAATATCGATATGATGATTGTTGTTCCAACATATTTAAATCCTTTCAAGAGTAGCTTTTACTTAGATCCAGAAACTAGATTTAAACTACTAAAAAAAGTTTTTAAAAACTTTGATAAAGTTCAAATCTGTGATTATGAAATAAATCAACAAAAAACTAGCTATTCAATCGATACAGTTAATTATTTAAAAAATTTATATAATCCCTCAAAAATTTATTTTATAATTGGTGAGGATAATTTAAAATCTTTAGATAAATGGCAAGAGATTGATAAACTAAAAGAACTTGTAGAATTTGTAGTTGCTTCAAGAAAAGGTTTTGAAAGTAAAAAAGCAAAAGAGTTTAAAAATTTGGATGTAAATATAAATATTAGTTCTACCTCTTTAAGAGATAAAATTGATTTAAATTATATTCCAAAAGAAATTAAAGATGATATATTAAATCTTCAAGAAAAAGGTAAAAGTTTTTGA
- the rsfS gene encoding ribosome silencing factor translates to MNTRLENIRKILDDKKAENIEIIDLTSKDYIVDYVVIATTLNSKHGFALLNYLRTDLKPTGEEFLRVDEDDEWTIIDLGDMFIHLMSEKYRDKYSLEEFLSELVTKEK, encoded by the coding sequence TTGAATACTAGATTAGAAAACATTAGAAAAATATTAGATGATAAAAAAGCGGAAAATATAGAAATTATTGATTTAACATCAAAAGACTATATAGTTGATTATGTTGTAATTGCTACAACATTAAATTCAAAACATGGATTTGCATTATTAAACTACTTAAGAACTGATTTAAAGCCAACAGGTGAAGAATTTTTAAGAGTTGATGAAGATGACGAATGGACAATTATTGATTTAGGTGATATGTTCATTCACTTAATGAGCGAGAAATATAGAGATAAATACTCATTAGAAGAGTTCTTATCTGAATTAGTTACAAAAGAAAAATAA
- the argS gene encoding arginine--tRNA ligase yields MQNLVKEFIEKKLNTNIVLEKPKDISFGHYATPVAFSLAKELKKSPMVIADELVLKLSDSDMFEKVEAVKGFINFKLSSSFLQSLVDTALNNKNEFAKQEKKDEKILLEYVSANPTGPLHIGHARGAIAGDSLARVGKYLGFDITTEYYINDAGAQMDLLGLSVSLAARDFIFKEDVTYPETYYRGDYLIDIANVVIEKFGKDIIYNENKFKDIAFFAKDLVLEIIIKDLKDLGIEFDNFVSEKSLYSSWNSTKEVLEKNGSLYEKNEKIYLKSTQFGDDSDRVVVRDNGIPTYLAGDIIYHKNKYDRNFDRYINIWGADHHGYIPRVKAAIEFLGNDSSKLEVILSQMVQLLKGGEPYKMSKRAGNVILMSDITEEIGADALRFIFLTRKSDTHLEFDIDMLKNQDSSNPIFYINYAHARINQVFKKSETSFDNIKDVDFKNLNQDGLNLVFESLLLESILTEAFTKRDMQKITEYLYSLASSVHKFYNEHKVIGSNEESMYLKVLAMAALSINVGLSLLGIKAKEQM; encoded by the coding sequence TTGCAAAATTTAGTAAAAGAATTTATTGAAAAAAAATTAAATACAAATATAGTATTAGAAAAACCAAAAGATATATCTTTTGGTCACTATGCAACACCTGTTGCTTTTTCTTTAGCAAAAGAATTAAAAAAATCTCCAATGGTTATAGCAGATGAATTGGTTTTAAAATTAAGTGACTCTGATATGTTCGAAAAAGTTGAGGCAGTTAAAGGTTTTATTAACTTTAAATTATCATCATCTTTTTTACAGTCTTTGGTTGACACTGCATTAAACAACAAAAATGAATTTGCAAAACAAGAAAAAAAAGATGAAAAAATCTTATTAGAATATGTTTCAGCAAATCCTACAGGTCCTTTACATATTGGTCATGCAAGAGGTGCAATAGCAGGGGATTCATTAGCTAGAGTTGGAAAATATCTAGGTTTTGATATTACAACTGAATATTATATAAATGATGCTGGTGCTCAAATGGATTTATTAGGTTTATCAGTATCCCTAGCCGCAAGAGATTTTATTTTTAAAGAAGATGTAACATATCCTGAAACATACTATAGAGGCGATTATTTAATTGATATTGCAAATGTAGTAATAGAAAAATTTGGTAAAGATATTATTTATAATGAAAATAAATTTAAAGATATTGCATTTTTTGCAAAAGATTTAGTACTTGAAATTATTATAAAAGATTTAAAAGATTTAGGAATAGAGTTTGATAACTTTGTATCTGAAAAATCTTTATATTCATCTTGGAATTCTACAAAAGAAGTATTAGAAAAAAATGGTTCTTTATATGAAAAAAATGAAAAAATTTATCTAAAATCAACTCAATTTGGAGATGATTCAGACAGAGTTGTTGTAAGAGATAATGGAATTCCTACATATCTTGCAGGTGATATTATTTATCATAAAAATAAATATGATAGAAATTTTGACAGATATATAAATATTTGGGGTGCTGATCATCATGGATATATTCCAAGAGTAAAAGCAGCTATAGAATTTTTAGGAAATGACTCATCAAAATTAGAAGTAATTTTATCTCAAATGGTTCAGCTATTAAAAGGTGGAGAACCATACAAAATGAGTAAAAGAGCTGGTAATGTTATTTTGATGTCAGATATCACAGAAGAAATTGGTGCTGATGCATTAAGATTTATTTTCTTAACAAGAAAAAGTGATACTCACTTAGAATTTGATATTGATATGCTAAAAAATCAGGATTCATCAAATCCAATTTTTTATATTAATTATGCACATGCTAGAATAAATCAAGTATTCAAAAAATCAGAAACTTCTTTTGATAATATTAAAGACGTTGATTTTAAAAATTTAAATCAAGATGGCTTAAATTTAGTATTTGAATCACTTTTACTAGAATCAATATTAACTGAAGCATTTACTAAAAGAGATATGCAAAAAATAACTGAATATTTGTATTCATTAGCTTCAAGTGTTCATAAGTTTTATAACGAACATAAAGTAATTGGAAGTAATGAAGAGAGTATGTATTTAAAAGTTTTAGCAATGGCAGCATTAAGCATAAATGTTGGATTAAGTCTACTTGGAATAAAGGCGAAGGAGCAAATGTAA
- a CDS encoding Sec-independent protein translocase subunit TatA/TatB, with protein sequence MGMPGGMEWLIIALVVLLLFGGKKIPELAKGLGSGIKNFKKAIKDDEDEVAENKKADEIEKKSETTTVDKNETKQV encoded by the coding sequence ATGGGTATGCCAGGTGGTATGGAGTGGTTAATAATTGCATTAGTTGTATTGTTGTTATTCGGAGGTAAAAAAATACCAGAATTAGCTAAAGGTTTAGGTTCAGGTATTAAAAACTTCAAAAAAGCAATAAAAGATGATGAAGATGAAGTGGCAGAAAATAAAAAAGCTGATGAAATAGAAAAAAAATCAGAAACAACAACTGTTGATAAAAACGAAACAAAACAAGTATAA
- a CDS encoding fluoride efflux transporter FluC, whose amino-acid sequence MSLNWSMVLAIGLGGFLGSIARAYAVHFTNRFFPLDFPLGVLLVNLIGSFIIGILFAYFSNYTISVNLKAFLTTGFLGALTTYSTFAIESYLLFGTSIYLALINITFNLVGTILAAGGGYKLMHFFIK is encoded by the coding sequence ATGTCTCTTAATTGGTCTATGGTCTTAGCAATTGGACTTGGAGGATTTTTAGGTTCAATTGCAAGAGCATATGCTGTACATTTTACAAATAGATTTTTCCCTCTAGATTTTCCCTTAGGAGTGCTCTTAGTTAATTTAATAGGTTCTTTTATAATTGGGATACTATTTGCATACTTTTCAAATTATACAATTTCAGTTAATTTAAAAGCCTTTCTAACAACTGGTTTTTTAGGAGCATTAACGACTTATTCAACTTTTGCTATTGAATCATATCTATTATTTGGTACTTCAATTTATTTAGCACTAATAAATATTACATTTAATTTAGTTGGAACTATACTTGCTGCAGGCGGAGGATATAAGCTAATGCATTTCTTCATAAAATAG
- a CDS encoding lysophospholipid acyltransferase family protein → MARIRGLILFIQFSITVAITVVLMYIFKNHTHKVIKVWMSFQMYVLGIKLETQGKLDESCDMILLNHQSLLDIIVMEYIHSRDLAWVAKKEITDLFFFGHIIKAPRMISIDRENKAGIINLLKEAKDRLDKGRPIAMFPEGTRSNGKSMLSFKPGAKILANKFNLRVQPIVLFNTRNIVDSKKMLATPGIVKVVYLEPIQADKNTDWFEKTEENMKEVFKKECNNYVS, encoded by the coding sequence TTGGCACGAATTAGAGGACTTATATTATTTATACAATTTTCTATCACTGTTGCAATTACAGTTGTTTTAATGTATATATTTAAAAATCATACTCACAAAGTAATAAAAGTTTGGATGAGTTTTCAAATGTATGTTTTAGGAATAAAACTAGAAACACAGGGAAAACTAGATGAATCTTGTGACATGATTTTATTAAATCATCAATCTTTACTAGACATTATTGTAATGGAATATATACACTCAAGAGATTTAGCTTGGGTTGCAAAAAAAGAAATAACTGATTTATTCTTTTTTGGCCATATAATAAAAGCTCCAAGAATGATTAGTATTGATAGAGAAAATAAAGCTGGAATAATTAATCTTTTAAAAGAAGCTAAAGATAGACTTGATAAAGGACGACCAATTGCAATGTTTCCTGAAGGAACAAGAAGTAATGGGAAATCAATGTTAAGTTTTAAACCAGGTGCAAAAATCTTAGCTAATAAATTTAATTTAAGAGTTCAACCAATAGTTTTATTTAATACTAGAAATATAGTAGATTCTAAAAAAATGTTAGCAACTCCAGGCATTGTAAAAGTTGTATATTTAGAACCAATACAAGCTGATAAAAATACAGATTGGTTTGAAAAAACCGAAGAAAACATGAAAGAAGTTTTTAAGAAAGAGTGTAATAATTATGTCTCTTAA
- the purQ gene encoding phosphoribosylformylglycinamidine synthase subunit PurQ — translation MKVSVLQFPGTNCEYDTKYAFEQLGCTVEIIWHKEKNIPTDTDLLVIPGGFSYGDYLRSGAIARFANIMESVQRYAANGGKVLGICNGFQILLEAGLLPGAMKRNDSLHFISKYHTLKVINTDNRFLSLMKKDQIINIPVAHHDGNYYIDANGLKELEENNQILLKYCDKDGSLVNMNGSISNIAGICNKEKNVFGLMPHPERAIEELLGSIDGVNMLKGFLQ, via the coding sequence ATGAAAGTTTCAGTATTACAATTTCCTGGGACAAATTGCGAATATGATACAAAATACGCATTTGAGCAATTAGGATGTACTGTAGAAATTATTTGGCATAAAGAGAAAAATATTCCAACAGATACAGATTTATTAGTAATTCCTGGTGGGTTTTCTTATGGAGATTATTTAAGAAGTGGTGCAATTGCAAGATTTGCAAATATTATGGAGTCAGTTCAAAGGTATGCAGCAAATGGTGGAAAAGTTTTAGGAATTTGTAACGGATTTCAAATTTTATTAGAAGCTGGATTGTTACCTGGTGCTATGAAAAGAAATGATTCTTTACATTTTATTTCAAAATATCACACTTTAAAAGTAATTAACACGGATAATAGATTTTTATCTTTAATGAAAAAAGATCAAATTATTAATATTCCAGTTGCTCATCATGATGGAAACTATTACATAGATGCTAATGGATTAAAAGAATTAGAAGAAAATAATCAAATTCTTTTAAAATATTGTGATAAAGATGGAAGTTTAGTTAACATGAATGGTTCTATATCAAATATTGCAGGAATTTGTAATAAAGAGAAAAATGTATTTGGTTTAATGCCTCACCCAGAACGTGCTATTGAAGAACTATTAGGTTCTATTGATGGTGTAAATATGTTGAAGGGTTTTTTACAATAA
- the purS gene encoding phosphoribosylformylglycinamidine synthase subunit PurS, which yields MKAIVNVALKQGVLDDQGKATHHALDTLGFKEIVKDVRIGKQIILELNSSDEKSAKEEVVKMCQKLLANTVIEDYDIEIVG from the coding sequence ATGAAAGCAATCGTAAATGTAGCATTGAAACAAGGTGTATTAGATGATCAAGGTAAAGCAACTCATCATGCATTAGATACTTTAGGTTTTAAAGAAATTGTTAAAGATGTAAGAATCGGTAAACAAATCATTTTAGAATTAAACTCTTCTGATGAAAAAAGTGCAAAAGAAGAAGTTGTTAAAATGTGCCAAAAACTTTTAGCTAATACAGTTATTGAAGATTATGATATAGAAATAGTAGGTTAA
- a CDS encoding phosphoribosylaminoimidazolesuccinocarboxamide synthase, which produces MKISEIVALGLWPQSKKTTTKKGISQLEDLGYNLFYIGKNADLYTCPGVEPKVLLVRSDRCSVFDIPLNLEIEGKGVSQTAISNNGAAFAKEAGIRTAILSETVDPSLAIAPRCQLMELCKPLEAEIDGDVVQFELIFRNYLTGSLFDACQNGLDPYGLNLPSGLKQWHKFETPIFTPTTKGIKDEPLNSDTVRIKFPEIASSLENLFKDFTEFAYARGIIVVDTKFEIFVNQKGEWVLGDEVLTPESSRFISKEDFDSGNYISMDKQILRDFGKANNWKENSKALKAGEKLDVDVPQTLKDKILSGYTTILNRLSK; this is translated from the coding sequence ATGAAAATAAGTGAAATTGTTGCACTTGGTCTTTGGCCCCAATCAAAGAAAACTACAACAAAAAAAGGAATTTCTCAATTAGAAGATTTAGGTTATAACCTATTTTATATTGGTAAAAATGCAGATCTTTATACTTGTCCAGGAGTAGAGCCAAAAGTTTTATTAGTTAGAAGTGATAGATGTTCTGTATTTGATATTCCATTAAATCTTGAAATAGAAGGGAAAGGTGTTTCTCAAACTGCTATTTCTAATAATGGAGCAGCATTTGCAAAAGAAGCTGGAATTAGAACAGCAATTTTATCAGAAACAGTTGATCCATCATTGGCAATTGCTCCAAGATGTCAACTTATGGAATTATGTAAACCTTTAGAAGCTGAGATTGATGGGGATGTAGTTCAATTTGAGTTGATTTTTAGAAATTATTTAACTGGTTCACTTTTTGATGCTTGTCAAAATGGTTTAGATCCATATGGTTTAAATTTACCCTCAGGTTTAAAACAATGGCATAAATTTGAAACACCAATTTTTACACCAACTACAAAAGGTATTAAAGACGAACCATTAAATTCTGATACAGTAAGAATTAAATTCCCAGAAATTGCTTCAAGTCTTGAAAATTTATTTAAAGATTTTACTGAATTTGCATATGCAAGAGGTATTATTGTTGTTGATACTAAATTTGAAATTTTTGTTAACCAAAAAGGTGAATGGGTTCTTGGAGATGAAGTTCTAACTCCTGAGAGTTCAAGATTTATATCAAAAGAAGATTTTGATTCAGGAAATTATATCTCAATGGATAAACAAATTTTAAGAGATTTTGGAAAAGCAAATAATTGGAAAGAGAATTCAAAAGCACTTAAAGCTGGTGAAAAATTAGATGTAGATGTACCACAAACATTAAAAGACAAAATTTTAAGTGGATATACAACTATTCTTAATAGACTAAGTAAATAA
- a CDS encoding S41 family peptidase, translating into MKRLLLTSTLALVISQNLFAKEEVVSEQSRFESLSKLTKVIGTVEKYYVDDIKLQEIVDKALKGLMQELDAHSSYLDKKASKEMAIQTQGEFGGLGITVGMRDGALTVISPIDDTPAFKAGVKASDIILKIDNTSTINMTLDEAVSLMRGNAQTDITLTLVRKGELKPLEIKMKRDIIKIQSVFSKTIENTDLMYLRVSSFDTKVTEDLEKIISTNKNVKGYILDLRNNPGGLLSQAIGVVNLFVDEGVIVSQKGRNAEDEEKFDASPSKTKTKLPLVVLVNEGSASASEIVSGSLQDHKRAVIIGEKTFGKGSVQAVLPIDNDRTENIKLTIAKYYLPSGRTIQAVGVTPDVVVTAGKVTQDDEDKFKIKEADLKKHLEGELAKVDDTKKEEKVIANETKKVITGEDVLGDNQLNTSIAILKSLIIMNK; encoded by the coding sequence ATGAAGAGATTATTATTAACTTCTACTCTTGCTCTAGTTATTTCGCAAAATCTTTTTGCAAAAGAGGAAGTAGTATCAGAACAATCAAGATTTGAGTCATTGTCGAAATTAACAAAAGTTATTGGTACAGTTGAAAAGTATTATGTTGATGACATAAAACTACAAGAGATTGTGGATAAAGCATTAAAAGGTTTAATGCAAGAATTAGATGCCCATTCTTCTTATTTAGATAAGAAAGCCTCAAAAGAGATGGCCATTCAGACTCAAGGTGAATTTGGTGGATTAGGAATAACAGTTGGAATGAGAGATGGTGCATTAACTGTAATTTCACCTATTGATGATACTCCAGCATTTAAAGCAGGTGTAAAAGCTTCTGATATTATTTTAAAGATTGATAATACATCAACTATAAATATGACTTTAGATGAAGCAGTTTCTTTAATGAGAGGAAATGCACAAACAGATATTACATTAACTCTTGTAAGAAAAGGTGAACTTAAACCTTTAGAAATAAAAATGAAAAGAGACATAATAAAAATTCAATCTGTTTTTTCAAAAACAATTGAAAATACTGATTTAATGTATTTAAGAGTTTCAAGTTTTGATACAAAAGTAACAGAAGATTTAGAAAAAATTATATCTACTAATAAAAATGTAAAAGGTTATATCTTAGATTTAAGAAATAATCCAGGAGGATTACTATCTCAAGCTATTGGAGTAGTAAATTTATTTGTAGATGAAGGTGTTATTGTTTCTCAAAAAGGAAGAAATGCTGAAGATGAAGAGAAATTTGATGCATCACCTTCAAAAACAAAAACTAAATTACCTTTAGTAGTACTTGTAAATGAAGGTTCAGCTTCTGCATCTGAAATTGTAAGTGGTTCTTTACAAGACCATAAAAGAGCAGTAATAATTGGAGAAAAAACTTTTGGTAAAGGTTCAGTTCAAGCTGTTTTACCAATTGATAATGATAGAACTGAAAATATAAAATTAACCATTGCAAAATATTATTTACCAAGTGGCAGAACTATTCAAGCTGTTGGTGTTACCCCTGACGTTGTCGTAACTGCTGGAAAAGTAACTCAAGATGATGAAGATAAATTCAAAATAAAAGAAGCTGATTTGAAAAAACATCTTGAAGGTGAACTTGCAAAAGTTGATGATACAAAAAAAGAAGAAAAAGTAATAGCTAATGAAACTAAAAAAGTAATTACAGGTGAAGATGTACTAGGAGATAATCAATTGAATACTTCTATTGCAATTTTAAAAAGTCTAATAATAATGAATAAATAA